aaacaatactgagatctgaatttaagagagcattaaaacatttaaatggcagaaaggctcctggaatagacgaaatacctgtagaattactgcgcagtgcaggtgaggaagcgattgatagattatacaaactggtgtgtaatatttatgaaaaaggggaatttccgtcagacttcaaaaaaagtgttatagtcatgataccaaagaaagcaggggcagataaatgtgaagaatacagaacaattagtttaactagtcatgcatcaaaaatcttaactagaattctatacagaagaattgagaggagaatggaagaagtgttaggagaagaccaatttggtttcaggaaaagtatagggacaagggaagcaattttaggcctcagattaatagtagaaggaagattaaagaaaaacaaaccaacatacttggcatttatagccctagaaaaggcattcaataacgtagactggaataaaatgttcagcattttaaaaaaattagggttcaaatacagagatagaagaacaattgttaaaatctacaggaaccaaacagcaacagtaataattgaagaacataagaaaaaagcggtaataagaaagggagtccgacaaggatgttccctatctccgttactttttaatctttacatagaactagcagttaatgatgttaaagaataatttagattcggagtaacagtacaaggtgaaaagataaagatgctacaatttgctgatatgatatagtaattctagccgagagtaaaaaggatttagaagaaacaatgaacggcatagatgaagtcctacgcaagaactatcgcatgaaaataaacaagaacaaaacaaaagtaatgaaatgtagtagaaataacaaagatgggccactgaatgtgaaaataggaggagaaaagattatggaggtagaagaattttgttatttgggaagtagaattactaaagatggacgaagcaggagcgatataaaatgctgaatagcacaagctaaacgagccttcagtaagaaatataatttgtttacatcaaaaattaatttaaatgtcaggaaaagatttttgaaagtgtatgtttggagtgttgctttatatggaagtgaaacttggacaatcggagtatctgagaagaaaagattagaagcttttgaaatgtggtgctataggagaatgctaaaaatcagatgggtggataaattgacaaatgaagaggtattgtggcaaatagatgaagaaagaagcatttggaaaaatatagttaaaagaagagacagacttataggccacatactaaggcatccttagtatgtggcctagaAGTCAAATTTGGAAAAGACtgtaaattttcattcaaaacactattattcatcatttagaatattttgataaatgcctttatttcattgtttactgAAATTTGTTGTTTCACCTCGCAAACATAAATTAAGTTGTTGAGGTGACTGAAAATATCCGATAAGTATGTTAGTGTTATAATCAACAGCTCATTCAAAATCGATCACACAGTTCAAAATTGATATCCATTAGGATCACCTGCACTTCTGAATGTTCCTCCAATAACCTGCTTATCATTTTTCCTATAGAAAGTCATCTTACCTGTGTGTGTGTAACAGTAAATGAATGTGGTCACTGCCAATTTTAGAACactgttttgaaaataaactttcgTTTAAAGCctgagatttaataaaattgaatactttGATGCCCTCCTGGAGAACACGTTTAAATTGTTCAGGCATCCCACTTTACCGCTAAAGCTTCTCTGTGGTTGCTACAATGAGTTATGGTACAATTTTTGGTAACTGATTTTACTTACCTCCATGCCTCGAACCTGTCATAGCTCGAGCACCATCAGAGCAGAACCCACTGCACTGCTTGGGTTCAGTTCAGTCTATTTTCTGCAAAGAATTCATGtagtttttttcaatatttcactgACAGTAGTTCATTTTGACagatcattacaaaataaataatccttaataGTACTTTGAAATGCATACCATATGTAAACCAAAGTTGAACACAGGTCTTTACATCTGTGCTCTTGTCAAGCTGAATAGCGAAAAATCACTATTTCTGACTTGAACTATTAAATTCTCTTTAACTTTTAATGCCATGCTTTCAATCCTGTGATGCACAGTATATCACTAGACAGTATCATACCTAGCCTTTTAGCTGACTATTCATCTAGCATACAGATCACCAtagcccaccaggttggtctagtggtgaactatcaccgcaaatcagctgatttcaaagtcaagagttctaagattcaaatcctagtaaaggcagttatttttatatggatatgagaactagattgtggatactgatgttctttggtggttgggtttcaattaatcacacatctcaggaatggtcgacctaagatcagttcaggactacacttcatttacattcatacatatcatcctcattcaccctctgaagtaatatcttatggtggttccagaggctaaacagaaaaagaaaagcatACAAATCACCATATCTTTTGCAGCAGGTAACAACAGCTCTTCATCCAGTTGTATGAGCTTTTCCTCACTTGGCTATTTTAAGCTAACTAAGAAAGATGCCTCGATTACTTTTTAAGTACTGCTTGTAAAAGAcaacaattttcaaacaaaataattcttaGGTTTCTTTTCTACCGTTGAATgtttagtaaaaatgtttcagTAATGAGGGTTTCATGCTTTCATTTGAAAGGATTTCAAAGCAGATATAACAATTGAGGACATGGATCATTGTTTACATCCATGATAGTAAATCCAgtattattactgattatttctCAGTAtagttatttatagattattaattatatttctcagTATAGATTATTTCTCAGTAAGTATTATTACTTAGTATTATTTCTCAGGATTATATTATCTTGACTTGCTGCAAACTTTGATTCTGAAGTAGAGCTCAATGACATTGGATTTTTAACTGATGATTTTTTGTCTGTTGTTGCTCTATTAAACCACTTATCCATgttgatttgtattttatgtcaAATAAACTTAACcaaattatataccaaatatacacgcacatatatatatatatatatataagaaaaaagtccCTTCTGAGATATGTATACCCACACTTgcatatcagttttataaaatgaaaaagtaaccaATAACAGCATTTTCATATCAGATCACAGCGTAAGTAAAACACCAAAAGCAACTATATCCTTCGGTCTGTAGGATAACCACGACCAACTCGCTTAACTGTTACAGGAAAGTATCACAATGCTTTTGTATTGACCATTAAGAAACTTGTTCATACATGCACTTTGCAGAGCATGATGCATGGGACAGACAAGTTACTACATTTGCACTGTGACATGTAAGACTAATCAGTGTTGCATGTTCATCCTTTCTAACtgaataactaatattattattgttgctataCACAAATAATTTCCTTACATTAAGGGAAAAGGAAatgcttaaaaaatacttttatattataatatatcaaaaaatatgtttgagaACCGCTGATCTCCTGTATTAATAATAGTAGATAAATACTACTACTAATAGTAAATATCTgttgtactaataattttgtattaccaACTACTATTCATGATTTCCAATCCATAACTAGTAAACAATCAAATTGTCATTCCTGCTTACCTAAAATTCATTCAATCtcttttatgaatttcatttgcTACTGTAATAAACTGAACAGGtgagaaaacattttattgtttgaagCCAAACAGAATTTTcagaaattctttaaaagatttttttctacattttaaaattccCTTCTGCATTATTCCAATCAATTCTAGTAGTACAACTTCAGTTCTTAATGTTCTCAtagtattttttcaagaaataccaAGAGAAATTCAACAGAATCATAGGCTTTTATAATTATCTGcctgtattttattagttttaataagaatattaatgttatataaactGAATTTGAAGTTACTAATATAAaggaaatgatttatttttaattgtgattacAAAACtgctatttaaaaaacattcttaaaaatacaTCAGCAGTAGAgctgtaatttttacttataattaattttctagaatCAGATTAACTTTTTTCAGTTGTAATAGAATTGTTAGGTGCATGGCGTAGAATATTTGTTTTGCTATCAGCTACTGTCACTTTCCACAGATTGCTCTGGCTGTCTTCTCTTGTTTCATTTATGTTAATAGAAGACATATTCTACTCAAAGACacattctttttgtatttttatgaaaatgtgtatttaaatgaGTGGTTATTAGCACAGATAcattaatatgttataaatattataaaataactgacaGAAGCTTGTAAAActaattgaaaacttttataaatcagataaagaaattttcatatctttttcatttcttattatcATGTACATTTCTAGCACATTAACTTtacatagattatttttttcagtttctcttcttttaattctCTCTCTCACTGGGTCAGGCTCAAAGCAACTCCACTTCTATTTTCTCTCACTCTTCCCTTCCACAACACTCTTTATCTGTCTACCTATCTCTCCCTGCATGAacccattttctttaaaaatctatcCTCTTTTACCCCATTCCTAATTTCCTCTCTATTGTACAATCTAATGGCACCTTCATTTCCCTTTTAATGTTAAGGGAAATCTCCATTTTGTTCTGATTCTTTCAGTTCCTatgatctttttaatatttttcaatcataCATTCAGCTTATATTCAAATCACACCATTTATTTAAGCAAAACATTgttattctctttttcttatcTTTACACTTGCTCTTCTCTtatgttttatctttataaatctcatttttttttgcCTAAGGTATTAACTTGGGTCAGCATATAATCTATGCTTGTATGCATATAATTAGTGAATGATCTACTTAAGATATAACTTaagatatttcttttacataaagaTACTTCTTTTACATGAGATTTAAtccttactttttattctttattttcaaaatgctgCCTCTGAAATATATCCAACCTTAAAAGGTTAAAAGTGTTGTGAAATCATCACCACTAACTACTAACTAGTGGTTGTATTAATTATCCGCAGttatgtaaatctttttattcaGAACTTTATTCCATTAATTGAACTGTAGttagaaaaaacattatactAAAAATTGTTTATGGCTAAACTCATTGAATATTTATGttgacaacaatttttttttttttctatatttatgtattttcaatacacaattcataatattattaattagttgtaCACTTACGTATTAAATccttatctatttattaaataattattctacagcTTTGTGAAAAGGCGCAGTCATGGGCAAACCATTTGGCAcatacaaacacatttttttatcgtCAAGACAAAGATGTTGGCCAAAACCTTTTCTGTCGGCTGACAAATACTCTACAGTCTGATGTCACaggtaaattaattcaaaataaccaTATTGATCACATAATTACGGCTATaatcttgtaataaatatatattctacataaccatatatttatattcctaagTTTTTACATATGAAAGACGAATTttgtactatattaaaaaatgtgaagcCTGACTGGGATTGAACCCAGAACCTTACAGATGAAAGGCACAAGATGTTACCACAGAGGTCAGAAAAGATTAATTGAGGTTTGTCTGTAAAATTcacaaactataataaaaattgttctgcGTACCTTAGATGCTATTCAGCCTTAAGTAAACACCTCTGCTTTAAATACACCACTCCCAATGTTCCTTAGATCcttcaaaaaatttcttgaaattcttcATTTTGAGACACTTAACAGTTCATCTAGCAAACTTTCCTTGTCTAGTTAATCCactgaaaatttggatttttcaacttcatttttattttggggAATAAAAAAACTCCACTGGTACTAAATCAGGTGAATAAAGAGAATGTGAAATGACTATTTTTTCATGTTTCACCAAAAACTGACTGATCAATAACTCGTTATGAGTAGATGCATTGTTAGCATGGAGCATCCATCAGTTTGACTTCCATGCTTTAGGTAATTTTTTCTGATACCTCACAAAAAACtttcatttcttcaaaataatactaCTTATTCATGAAATCCTTACTTCTTCATCTACTTTGCAAACAGTTACATGACAGTTAGAATTCCTTAACTTttccataatttcattttatcagtttgaACATAGATGATAGGCCTGAACAAAGATCATCATCAGCTAAAGTTCAGACATCTTTGAAACATATCTACCACTCTGGGTTTGAAATTGGCTTCAAGTCTCATCCTTGTATGCATTCTATAACATTGCAAATGTTCCTGCAAAGGATTtcccatttaaagaaaactttcacATTAATCTATTGCTCTAGAAAATCGCTCATTGAAAATGCAATGAAAAGTGTACAGCACATGTAACACttattaacataaacatattgTAGTGCATTGACTAAACAGAATATTACATTGCAATTTTCATTAGGCTGCTACCCAACATTGCTACTAGGCTGCAGCACATTACCCATTCCATTAGTAGAGCTATCtgttgcataatttaaaaatttcaggtaTTATATGGACGAACCTCATATTTGTAAaatcaaccaaataaaaaaaaaatgtttaatcaaaatattaacatatatgtaGACTTCTTCATATTGTGAAAATTTACAAGTTTTGGGATGTTGAAAATCTCTACTTCATCATACATAAAACAACGAACCAATGCATTgtacttcttttatttctattcataTGATCCAAGAAGCTAATACTTCCTGAAACctaatgttttttctatgagaTGCCATTGCTGTTTAAATAGGTAATGAAGAATTTGACTGTAAAATATATGTTGATACAACTTTAAATGTATCAGTGCTGTGCTGACAGGTGTTAATGATATACTATCTGAGATTTGAAcaagaataatgtttttagtgAAATGCTGGGAAATACCTACAAAGTTAATACTtgttcaacaaaaaagaaaatagctGAGTTTTTATAAAAGCATTGTAAAACTTGTTGTGatatgttttaaagtttaaaatgatATCACTGGGAATAATAAGACTATTCAGATTTGCTTGTATGATGTAACCTTGTGAGAGTAGATGATAACTGGAAAGTTCAAATCAATTCTGTAACATGTCGTGGGAGATCAGCGGTAATAGCTTGCAGTTAGGGTAGTGATAGTCCAAAAAGTCAGAATGTTTAAGTTATAAAGATTCAAAGAATTTTGGATGCATATATGGGCACATCCTATGAGTAGATAACCTATAGATTAGCCAGgacaatatttatagaattatactGCCTGAGACTTTACGGAAATTGACAATTAATGAATTCAAACAAGTATAGATGAAGAGGCATTGTGAGGGAAGTCACAGTTTGTAGAAGATACACATTTATCATCATCAGAACAAATATAGTGCTTAGTAAATCAGTCAGTTATATTGTGATTTAAACTACAATCCTgctatctattttatttcatagaaattttttggatttgtttgtttaaatacatATGTGAACACATTTTGTTGTAAACCAATGATGCTCATAAATGTTAACttccagaaatttttttagatttttgctaAGAAGCtcacataaaattttttcaatgaaaattcaaactttttttgggagggggaagattaatttatttgcatGAACCTCACAATTTATTCTAATCTGCATTAAGAGATGAAAAGTTTTATTGCtgatatattaaagtaatttttaattacatgactTGCGATGAATGAATtctaaatagtaaattaatgttACCATACTATCTCCTAAAAAATAAGAGGTGATTTATTGCTTTTCATTTACTGTGTcagaaatgtatattatttatttagtatttataaaacattctaaaagattttttattatatgtgtcACTTACATCATTTGTGCCTTTTTCTTCTACTGTGTAAGTCATTATTTAAATCTTCATATTTATACTAAACCATtcattatgaaattcatttttaaattgtattcttcatttgtgaattagattaaaaaaaaatgaccaatCATTTCTAGGTTATACAATGTAGTGCAAtgctataaacaataaataattaacaaaatatattaaaagacgCCTTCAGAATTCACTAACAAAGTACAATGTATATACTTATATtgcttttgtaatgaaataaaaaacaggatttataaataacaaattgatagatttaaatatgtaacaaaatacaaaacgtAACCCTCATATTATAACTTAACTGCGTTTCAGGTCAATCATCATACAAAACTGTATGTATCATTGTGTCATGTTCCTAATTAAATTCTGAAGAGAATAAACAGTGTTGATATATCTAgtggattttcataaaaataattagattttaaagagCGGAGCAACATATCAGTACTTTAGAATTTTTGGCAAGTTGACAGGGTAATGGTGTACTGTTACTTTAACCtccaaaaagttaatatttttggaGCTAGTGAaggataataaagataaattcagAGCAATAGCTCTAAATTTATCATGATTTGTTCAGTGAATAGACTTTTTGgcccttttatattttttccccataatggttttttctttttttttccaaatcagtgggtatttgaagatatttgcagaaaaattataaatataatctaaccaaacttaacctacgctcgctttgcttaTTTCTCTGCAAATATCTCCAAATATCCATTGATAGAGTATGTAACAAtactattgttataaatttcttacatgtaaaacatctaattttaatatgaaatgaaataaaatagtgtaGAACTATTGCTTTGTTAAAAACTTATGACATCTAATTGTTAATGTCAATATGTAGGTAAGTTactaaaaaatgaacaattattattttcttaatgagtttaaatagttattctttaaaaaaacattatgaagGAGAAGCAGAAAAGACCTGacttttctatacatttttattaaagttcaattattttatttttagtacattatAAACATATTCTACTATATTGCTGTATTGCTTAGAGTAAGgcgtattaaaattgaaattatttgatgttaaataCCAATTAATAAAATCGTGTTCAACATTCCTCTCTCTTTGTCTCTGAAATAGAAGAAAAGAGAGATTTAGATCAAAGGTAGcattgatgtttttaaaatttaaggtaGGATTTGAACTCAGCTTCCATGAAGCAAGAGCATTGATTTgtgttatgaaaattataaataagagtaCCATAACATTCACGAAACTTTGATAAATCAGGGTACTAAAAGATTAAGATTAAGATCAgggtagtaaaaattaataattgtataatgtaataatgagatgtatactaatttttataggtCAAGAAGTGGCGTCATATTGGTACAGTGCTGTTAGACAATATAACTACCTCAAGGAACCTGATGTCCTCCATGCTAACGTTAATGCAGGTAATTGTCAATATTACttcactaatatttaattttaagatcataCCCTTTAGAGGCagaaaggattaatttattttttttaattgatataataggatgaatcttttcaataaatacattaattttttactgatttaatgATGTGCTACATGTAACTTAtaagaacttttaaaatgttttgaataaatttacatttataaaataactgcatttttgaaaattttatagattGAAAGTGGTGTTACTATTTCCAGATTTACAGACTCATCTAAACTGGCAGCCCTGTTTAACACAACATCCTTTCTGAGAGATGttcttttgaaagattttttctacatattaCCTATAACTTACAACTCTTAGCCCTGCATTTGAGATGATCTGTTTGCTTTAAAGCAAATACAAAAGtcctttaaaatgaaatcaaatcaattttctagtctatgaatttttctattactatcaatataaattttatgtagtagGTAATTGTgatattaaatatactatttcagtaaactatttattttcataaaccaGAATTGTATAATAATGTTTAGTGTAATGTGTACACCATATAatcatacacaaaataaattaacgtgAAGAATTATTGCTTCTAATGTCACTCTGGTGGTTCATTGGTCACTGATTTacatgaattagattttttttattctaaggtTCCATTTGTAAACATAATGGgaatccaaaattaaatttaatttaatttaaaaaagaaaagagaaaatcatTTATAACCTTTACTGAACATGTGAAACAACAATCAGCAGGTAATGCAATATAAGTTAGCAGTACTACCACCATACCatcacaatgaaaaaaatacttccCACACTGTAGATAACTTATTACTTTTCCTGACTTATTGAAAGGGTATTGAATCTAATTAAAAGCctgaatcaaaattaatttattagtttcaaaACCTAGTGAACTGAGGCAAATGgtcagaatttatattttatgcatattgATTGTTAGAAACAAACAACAAAGTACAAAGTAGAGATATGTTAGCTGTACTTCACTTTGTCAGGCAAATTCATCTACTATTAATCCAGCTGTGTATGCTTCTGGAGAGAAAGAAACCAGTTTTTACCAGCAACTCTTGGGTTAGTGCACTCTAGTACTGACTATGCTATATATTGTTGTTGAGAATTGAACACTATCTTCAGACTGGTTATATAAAGCAAGTTACAGACTTTAAagaagaagtttttaatttattttttatgtctttctcaCAGACATTCAAGAAATGAACACAGAATAATTAAGGTACTAACACTTTTAAGCCCAATGAGTGCCTAAAATGGTTCTATAAGAGTACAAATTACTATGCATGAGGTTAACATTAATCATTCTTAAGTACCATGACTCCAATGTTTAGTTAAATCAAATCATTCAAGGAAAGAGTCTTAGGCTTCattcataaaatagaaaagataatCAATCTATAGAATAGGACCACTTgtcaaaacaaagataaaaataataataagtaatcagTTAACTGTAAAAATGAATACATCAGCTTATCATTTAGTTGGTCTCATATTGAATTCCCAGCAAGGATCTGGTGCCTTTCCTCATTTCACCCTATCATTATAAGTAGAATAACAATCTCTAATCAGGCAAatgctaattaaataaataaataatattttgggaCCAAAGAGGAGTCTTGTTAATAAATTTCTTGTGTTATCACATTCAACTCTGAAGTCAATTTCAAGgcaaaaagattaaaaaggagCATTCAGAACAATCATCAAGGTATGATAAGCGTTGAGATTGtttttattccataaataatGACTGTCATGTGTACATTAACTTCGCTACAATTCAGGCGGAATTTGTTGAAGACAGGCGGAATGTTTTATAGAAAACATTCTATAAAATTCAGATTTGACACATAGTTATTACCATCTCTTTATTAATAAGAGATCTTTTTCAACTTAATCTTTGAACCAAGTTGAAAAACTTGGCAATGAGAATGTGCTGTTCAGTTTAGAGGGATAAGTTTAATAATTGAtgatataattttacaatgacaaaaatttattaaatgctgCAATCAACCCCTCAATGTGGCCAGtgactgttgaaaaataaaaagaattaatacttttaaattatatttatattgtaattattttattgttcaaagCTGTTACATTTTATGTGTTAAGCaaactataattttatgatttctttttctctttgttACAAAGGTCACTTCACACAGTTAGTGTGGGCAAGTACAAGACTGTTTGGAGTTGGAAAAGCTCGAAGTAGATCAGGGAAAATTTTAGTAGTTGCAAATTATAGACCACCAGGCAATATATCTGGTCTTTTCCAAGAGAATGTACTTCCTCCTATACCAGAATATGAACTAGAATTAACTAGTATGTCTGGTAGTGACTCTAGTACGTCTAGGAGTACTGATTATTGTACATAAATAGAGCTATTGATtagtgtttattaattaattaatttatattattattattattgttattgtattactATTGTAGCTCACCTCGATGAAAAACACCAATCTTCATTGTATTACTGTACTGCATAATGTGATTTTGTCAACATAAAGAAGATATTAcgttttattagatttatatgATATagtgagtttattataaaataattattaaacatacttATGGTATTCTTTTATTGTGGTACAGTCAAATTTATTAAAGTGTAAATGAtaactgtattatatttatgataaaacatgttttgtgatttttacaacaaaattgtgATTATGAGATAgtgtagtatataattttatatcataattcaacattaaacaataatttatttttctcaatttttgacTTCTTAAGAT
This DNA window, taken from Lycorma delicatula isolate Av1 chromosome 7, ASM4794821v1, whole genome shotgun sequence, encodes the following:
- the LOC142327928 gene encoding uncharacterized protein LOC142327928 codes for the protein MRGTASRRLEIVAGGGGGIGPNTGAHWPPSRRREEATALQNLHRRLQAGRSLPPESPLTTTPTASASTSSSNVRGNRRHNQHLDNRPHILHKILSNKPEIVTEQEDLGTDWLDSEFIAECLCWHNVYRQRHGVPFLSLCPQLCEKAQSWANHLAHTNTFFYRQDKDVGQNLFCRLTNTLQSDVTGQEVASYWYSAVRQYNYLKEPDVLHANVNAGHFTQLVWASTRLFGVGKARSRSGKILVVANYRPPGNISGLFQENVLPPIPEYELELTSMSGSDSSTSRSTDYCT